A window of the Henckelia pumila isolate YLH828 chromosome 3, ASM3356847v2, whole genome shotgun sequence genome harbors these coding sequences:
- the LOC140888254 gene encoding uncharacterized protein — MANQNGNHPNLEELVTPAVQRALAERGEANPPHPDHNAHLEEIKKLKEEMEKVRKKQAGYLATTTRNIPFTQEILDADLPKQFKLPHVGEYDGKGDPEDHLARFENEALLHKYSDQIKCCNKKHPTTTFSLFAIKQREHENLRTYIHRFSALALEIPMATPDLLISAFMQGLDTKDFLKSLIKRSPETYEELLARAEKYVNMKEIQISRAAVKREWPKSPKNNRVPSNNFGIGQSFRPALLREFTSFTPLRMSKVRALQICDDWKLTQRPPWTEKGPRNRESDKYCHFHNEYGHTTENYRQLDQEIERIIQQYSELKNILTRQEGYRPNRGHGGRSRQRARTVPPHEDFNHPNQDQPRDDRAHQRPAPPARGIINMISGGPTDGDSNRARKSSNQKLINMEIDNQTANIGPTLSFGPEDLKGDSSNHNDALVIRVMVANYDVARIFVDSGSSVNVLFQEAINQIDLGQYKMEPVVTSLFGFTGHAIRPVGLVHLPLTLGKGNGRKTRIVSFIIVEAPSAYNAILGRPAMRPRFQSSNLE, encoded by the exons ATGGCTAATCAGAATGGAAATCACCCAAATTTAGAGGAGTTAGTAACTCCGGCTGTTCAGAGGGCTTTGGCGGAAAGGGGTGAGGCCAATCCCCCGCACCCCGATCATAATGCCCACCTCGAAGAGATCAAAAAGTTGAAGGAAGAGATGGAGAAGGTAAGGAAGAAGCAGGCCGGGTACCTAGCTACCACAACCAGAAACATTCCTTTTACTCAGGAGATATTGGACGCCGATCTCCCCAAACAATTCAAATTGCCTCACGTCGGGGAGTATGATGGTAAAGGAGATCCTGAAGACCATTTAGCACGCTTTGAGAATGAAGCTCTGTTGCATAAATATTCTGATCAGATCAAGTGCTG CAACAAAAAGCATCCTACCACTACTTTCAGCCTCTTTGCAATCAAGCAACGAGAACATGAAAATTTGAGAACATATATCCACAGGTTTAGTGCCTTGGCTCTCGAGATACCCATGGCTACCCCAGACCTGCTCATCAGTGCCTTCATGCAAGGACTAGATACAAAGGATTTTCTCAAATCTCTAATAAAGAGGTCGCCGGAGACATACGAGGAATTACTCGCCCGAGCTGAGAAATATGTCAACATGAAAGAAATACAGATCTCGCGAGCAGCTGTGAAGAGGGAATGGCCAAAAAGTCCAAAGAATAATAGGGTTCCAAGCAATAATTTTGGGATAGGACAGTCATTCCGACCCGCACTATTGAGAGAATTCACCTCTTTCACTCCTTTGCGCATGAGCAAAGTTCGAGCTCTTCAAATTTGTGACGATTGGAAACTCACGCAAAGACCTCCATGGACTGAAAAGGGACCTCGAAATAGGGAATCAGATAAGTATTGTCACTTTCACAATGAGTATGGGCATACTACGGAGAACTATCGTCAATTAGATCAAGAGATTGAAAGGATAATACAGCAATACtctgaattaaaaaatatattgaccCGTCAAGAGGGGTATCGCCCGAACAGGGGACATGGAGGAAGGTCAAGACAAAGAGCCAGGACTGTTCCTCCTCACGAAGATTTTAATCATCCAAATCAAGACCAGCCTAGGGATGATCGAGCTCATCAAAGACCGGCCCCACCTGCTCGAGGAATTATCAACATGATTTCTGGAGGCCCTACTGATGGAGATTCCAATCGAGCTAGAAAATCTAGCAACCAAAAATTGATAAATATGGAGATTGACAATCAGACTGCCAACATTGGCCCGACCCTCTCTTTTGGGCCGGAAGATTTAAAAGGGGATTCTAGCAACCATAATGATGCACTGGTAATAAGGGTCATGGTCGCAAATTACGATGTGGCCCGGATATTTGTGGATTCAGGCAGTTCTGTCAATGTTCTATTCCAAGAAGCTATCAATCAAATAGACCTGGGACAGTACAAAATGGAGCCCGTCGTTACATCACTCTTTGGTTTCACGGGTCATGCAATCCGGCCTGTTGGGTTAGTACATCTACCCCTAACTCTTGGGAAAGGCAACGGTCGCAAGACCAGGATTGTGAGCTTTATTATAGTAGAAGCTCCGTCTGCCTATAACGCCATACTGGGTAGACCTGCTATGAGACCCCGTTTCCAATCGTCTAATCTCGAATAA